From one Acyrthosiphon pisum isolate AL4f unplaced genomic scaffold, pea_aphid_22Mar2018_4r6ur Scaffold_20627;HRSCAF=21633, whole genome shotgun sequence genomic stretch:
- the LOC100572628 gene encoding uncharacterized protein LOC100572628: protein MAALEGKTIHCINANPCIYSDWMVTLKDLVWMVLPSCNVAKCAHILHICLKSTILFGKSEQLAMLKENGLIRSMNPADTPMAMLKDVTLLLPQLKTLVLMQDKELYTNTNLQVDLPSDNISARNSSDTGEADQLSEAMSTCKIK from the exons ATGGCAGCACTTGAAGGGAAAACTATCCACTGCATAAATGCCAACCCTTGTATATATTCGGATTGGATGGTGACCTTAAAAGACCTTGTCTGGATGGTATTGCCTTCTTGCAATGTTGCGAAATGCGCTCACATCCTGCACATATGCTTAAAATCGACGATATTATTTGGGAAATC TGAACAGTTGGCCATGTTGAAAGAGAATGGACTCATCCGGTCAATGAACCCCGCAGATACACCGATGGCCATGTTGAAAGACGTCACGCTACTGTTACCACAGTTAAAGACATTAGTGTTAATGCAAGATAAAGAATTATATACCAATACCAATCTGCAGGTGGACCTTCCAAGTGACAACATATCAGCTAGGAATTCGTCAGACACAGGGGAAGCCGACCAACTGTCCGAAGCCATGTcaacttgtaaaataaaatag